From the genome of Nitrospinota bacterium, one region includes:
- a CDS encoding ABC transporter ATP-binding protein, translated as MAVLSIEDLEIRFNTRDGFGTAVDGVSFSLEANETLGIVGESGCGKTVTALSILRLLPEPPAEVYRGSIMFDGKDLLKLPQKELQKIRGDRIAMIFQEPMTALNPVFTIGDQIGEVYRIHRNLSSSEAKEKAVEMLRQVGIPDPDKRVDEYPHQLSGGMRQRAMIAMALALDPAVLIADEPTTALDVTVQAQILLLMDELKEKFNTSIILITHDLGVVAQHAQRIVVMYAGKIMETGKVTEIFENPSHPYTKCLMESIPSITGTPEKKLTEIPGLVPALDSKPGGCLFHPRCPEVMDECKTTLPGFYKASDGHTTACLLYR; from the coding sequence ATGGCGGTTCTCTCCATCGAAGATCTTGAGATACGTTTCAATACCCGCGACGGATTTGGAACCGCCGTGGATGGCGTCTCTTTTTCGCTTGAGGCAAACGAAACTCTGGGCATCGTTGGGGAATCGGGTTGCGGCAAAACCGTCACCGCTCTCTCCATTCTCCGTCTCCTGCCCGAACCCCCGGCGGAAGTATACAGGGGGAGCATCATGTTCGACGGCAAGGATCTCCTGAAACTCCCGCAGAAGGAACTCCAAAAGATAAGGGGAGACAGAATAGCGATGATATTCCAGGAGCCTATGACCGCGCTCAATCCGGTATTCACTATCGGCGACCAGATTGGGGAGGTCTACCGGATCCACCGAAACCTCTCATCATCCGAAGCAAAGGAGAAAGCGGTAGAAATGCTAAGGCAGGTAGGAATTCCCGATCCCGACAAGAGGGTGGATGAATACCCACACCAGCTAAGCGGAGGGATGAGGCAAAGGGCGATGATAGCAATGGCGCTCGCGCTCGACCCTGCCGTCCTCATCGCCGATGAACCGACCACCGCGCTTGACGTTACCGTTCAGGCGCAGATACTCCTCCTGATGGATGAGCTTAAGGAAAAGTTCAACACATCCATCATTCTTATTACGCACGACCTCGGAGTCGTGGCGCAACACGCCCAAAGGATCGTTGTGATGTACGCCGGGAAAATCATGGAAACCGGAAAGGTGACCGAGATATTCGAAAATCCGTCGCACCCTTACACAAAGTGCCTGATGGAATCGATACCTTCAATTACCGGAACGCCGGAAAAGAAGCTGACTGAAATACCAGGCCTCGTCCCCGCTCTCGATTCCAAACCAGGCGGATGCCTCTTCCACCCAAGATGCCCGGAAGTGATGGACGAGTGTAAAACCACACTCCCCGGGTTTTACAAGGCGAGTGACGGACACACTACCGCCTGCCTTCTCTACCGATAG